In one window of Aceticella autotrophica DNA:
- a CDS encoding L-threonylcarbamoyladenylate synthase: MTKIIKLDKNNPDIKLIEEAAKVLREGGLVAFPTETVYGLGANSLNEDAVKKIFIAKGRPQDNPLILHIAEFEDLHRYVKEIPYKAVILMKKFWPGPLTMIFEKSDIVPYINTAGTNTVALRMPSNRIAHLLIKHAGVPISAPSANLSGKPSPTEVSHVIHDLNGKVDVIIDGGRCDVGVESTVLDMTEEIPIILRPGSITKEMIEKVIGEVKVDLAVSEESSGDLKAKAPGMKYKHYSPNAEIYIVKGNLENVIKKIQELTEIQLNNGKKVGIMATEQTSPQYCKGYVIVVGDRNNPETIAKNLFDVLREFDNQGIDIVYSEGFSCDEIGLAVMNRLEKAAGYKEILV; the protein is encoded by the coding sequence ATGACGAAAATTATTAAACTTGATAAAAATAATCCGGATATAAAATTAATTGAGGAAGCAGCGAAGGTATTAAGGGAGGGAGGGCTTGTAGCATTTCCAACAGAAACCGTATATGGGCTTGGGGCAAATTCCTTAAATGAAGATGCGGTAAAAAAGATATTTATTGCCAAAGGAAGACCGCAGGACAATCCTCTTATTCTTCACATAGCTGAATTTGAAGATTTACATAGATATGTTAAAGAGATACCATATAAGGCAGTAATACTCATGAAAAAATTCTGGCCCGGTCCCCTGACTATGATATTTGAAAAATCAGACATTGTACCTTATATAAATACGGCAGGGACAAATACTGTAGCTCTTAGGATGCCTTCAAACCGAATTGCCCATCTTTTAATAAAGCATGCCGGGGTACCCATATCTGCCCCCAGCGCAAATCTTTCCGGCAAGCCTAGTCCAACGGAAGTTTCTCATGTAATACATGACCTTAACGGGAAGGTTGATGTAATAATTGACGGTGGAAGATGTGATGTTGGCGTAGAATCAACTGTTCTTGATATGACGGAAGAAATTCCCATCATTTTACGACCCGGCAGTATAACAAAGGAAATGATTGAAAAAGTTATTGGTGAGGTAAAGGTTGATTTGGCGGTATCTGAAGAATCATCAGGGGATTTAAAGGCAAAGGCGCCGGGAATGAAATATAAGCATTATTCGCCGAATGCAGAAATTTATATTGTTAAAGGCAATCTTGAAAATGTCATAAAAAAGATACAAGAATTAACGGAAATCCAATTGAATAATGGGAAAAAAGTTGGTATAATGGCTACAGAGCAAACGTCGCCACAGTATTGCAAGGGATATGTTATTGTCGTAGGAGACAGGAATAATCCTGAAACAATTGCGAAAAATCTGTTTGATGTCTTGAGGGAATTTGACAATCAAGGTATTGATATTGTATATTCAGAAGGATTTTCATGTGACGAGATTGGACTTGCTGTAATGAACAGGCTTGAAAAAGCTGCCGGTTATAAAGAAATATTAGTGTAG
- a CDS encoding deoxycytidylate deaminase, translated as MRPSWDEYFMQIVDIVKMRSTCLRKHVGAVIVKDMHIISTGYNGAPSGLKHCEETGCMREKLKIPSGERHELCRGIHAEQNAIIQAALNGVSTKDATIYVNVCPCSLCAKMLINAGIKRIVYQEGYPDELSMEFIKEAGLDIVKIER; from the coding sequence ATGAGACCTTCTTGGGATGAATATTTCATGCAGATAGTAGATATAGTGAAAATGCGTTCTACTTGTTTAAGGAAGCATGTTGGAGCGGTAATCGTAAAGGACATGCATATAATCTCAACAGGTTATAATGGGGCGCCATCAGGTTTAAAGCACTGTGAAGAAACCGGATGTATGAGGGAGAAACTTAAAATACCGTCTGGCGAGAGGCATGAGCTTTGCAGAGGGATACATGCCGAACAAAATGCTATTATACAGGCGGCTTTAAACGGTGTAAGCACAAAAGATGCTACAATTTATGTGAATGTATGTCCATGTTCTTTGTGTGCTAAGATGCTGATTAATGCAGGGATAAAAAGGATTGTCTATCAAGAAGGGTATCCGGATGAGCTGTCGATGGAGTTTATAAAGGAAGCCGGACTTGACATAGTAAAAATTGAAAGGTAA
- the rpmE gene encoding 50S ribosomal protein L31 — protein sequence MKEGIHPEYYHDAVVKCACGNTFLTGSTKRELKVEICSKCHPFFTGHQKIVDTGGRVERFKKRFDSAKK from the coding sequence GTGAAAGAAGGAATACATCCGGAATATTATCATGATGCTGTTGTTAAATGCGCATGTGGTAATACATTTTTGACCGGTTCTACAAAAAGAGAACTGAAGGTTGAAATATGTTCAAAATGCCACCCATTTTTTACAGGACATCAGAAGATAGTTGATACAGGCGGAAGGGTTGAACGGTTTAAAAAGAGATTTGATTCTGCAAAAAAATAA
- the rpiB gene encoding ribose 5-phosphate isomerase B translates to MIALGSDHGGYDLKEVVRKYFDKKGIAYKDFGTFSSESVDYPDFALMVAEAVISGECDRGILICGTGIGISIAANKVPGIRAANCSDVFSAKYAKEHNNANILCMGGRVIGPGLALMIVDEWLNAEFQGGRHQKRLDKIKDIEKKYGR, encoded by the coding sequence ATGATTGCACTTGGCAGCGACCACGGCGGTTATGACCTTAAGGAGGTTGTAAGGAAATATTTTGATAAAAAAGGAATTGCATATAAGGATTTTGGAACCTTCAGCAGTGAATCTGTCGATTATCCGGATTTTGCATTAATGGTGGCTGAAGCGGTTATCAGCGGTGAATGTGACAGGGGTATACTTATCTGTGGTACAGGTATTGGTATATCAATTGCCGCAAACAAAGTACCCGGCATAAGGGCTGCAAATTGTTCAGATGTTTTTTCGGCGAAATATGCCAAAGAGCATAATAATGCAAATATTCTCTGTATGGGGGGAAGGGTTATAGGACCCGGGCTTGCACTTATGATAGTTGATGAATGGCTTAATGCCGAGTTTCAGGGTGGAAGGCACCAGAAAAGGCTTGATAAGATAAAAGATATTGAGAAAAAATACGGCAGATAG
- a CDS encoding ZIP family metal transporter yields MDALNVILLGFFIGIVGTGSGGALTFLYRNPSNRFLSTIMGFAGGLMLSVVTFDLLPHAFEVHSYMTGLFGMIVGVLIVIIFDDLVSTSGHKKNDYLKEGIIMGLAIAVHNFPEGLAVGSGFMASKAFGISIALVIVLHDVPEGIAMATPLSLGGVTPLKNMIYAILAGIPTGIGTIAGVYMGEISPFFISLNLGIAGGAMLYVICGEMIPQSRDLYKGRISVIGMIAGVIGGIIITELL; encoded by the coding sequence ATGGATGCCTTAAATGTGATATTATTAGGTTTTTTTATCGGGATAGTAGGTACCGGTTCAGGTGGGGCATTAACCTTTTTATATAGAAATCCCTCCAACAGGTTTTTAAGCACGATAATGGGATTTGCCGGGGGGCTGATGCTTTCTGTGGTTACATTTGACCTTCTGCCGCATGCATTTGAAGTACACAGTTATATGACAGGTTTATTTGGCATGATTGTAGGTGTACTTATTGTGATAATATTTGATGATTTAGTATCTACATCAGGGCATAAAAAAAATGATTATCTTAAAGAAGGAATTATAATGGGACTTGCGATAGCGGTACACAATTTTCCGGAAGGCTTAGCTGTTGGTTCCGGCTTTATGGCTTCAAAAGCTTTTGGGATAAGCATTGCCCTTGTTATTGTGCTGCATGATGTGCCTGAAGGTATAGCGATGGCTACACCCTTGTCCTTAGGGGGTGTAACACCTCTGAAAAATATGATATATGCAATTCTTGCAGGTATTCCTACGGGGATAGGCACGATAGCAGGTGTATATATGGGTGAGATATCACCCTTTTTTATTTCTTTGAATCTCGGGATTGCCGGCGGTGCAATGCTTTACGTTATATGCGGCGAAATGATACCGCAGTCAAGAGACCTATACAAGGGAAGAATATCGGTTATAGGAATGATTGCAGGGGTTATTGGTGGTATAATAATAACAGAGCTTTTATGA
- a CDS encoding DUF1385 domain-containing protein codes for MKKTDIGGQAVIEGVMMRGHNSVAIAVRKDSDIIVKKEMTEPLTKKNKFFSLPFIRGTFALIDSLIIGAKALTYSAGLIEDEDMKPTRFDNFLKKLFGDKLDDIAMYFSVALSLIISIIIFFIGPTYIAGFLKEFTKNTILINFFEGFIRVVIFLLYLVLISQMKDIKRVFQYHGAEHKTIHCFEYEEELTVENARKYTTLHPRCGTNFLFIVMIVSIIVFSFLKWPSLYIRIISRILLLPVVAGISYELIKLAGRSDNRIIAMLTYPGLLLQKLTTKEPDDSQLEVAITSLKSVLEDEGGKAFESI; via the coding sequence GTGAAAAAGACTGATATCGGCGGTCAGGCGGTAATAGAAGGTGTTATGATGAGAGGACATAACAGTGTTGCGATAGCAGTAAGGAAAGATAGCGATATAATTGTCAAAAAGGAAATGACTGAGCCTTTAACGAAAAAAAATAAATTCTTTTCATTACCTTTTATAAGGGGTACTTTTGCGCTTATCGATTCCCTTATTATTGGAGCCAAGGCTCTTACGTATTCAGCCGGCTTGATTGAAGATGAAGATATGAAACCGACAAGGTTTGATAATTTTCTCAAAAAATTGTTTGGTGATAAGCTTGATGATATAGCAATGTATTTTTCAGTCGCTTTATCACTGATCATATCTATAATTATATTTTTTATTGGACCGACATATATTGCAGGTTTTCTAAAAGAATTCACTAAAAATACTATATTAATCAATTTTTTTGAAGGTTTCATAAGGGTTGTTATATTTTTATTATATCTTGTGCTTATTTCTCAAATGAAGGATATAAAAAGGGTGTTTCAATACCATGGGGCAGAACATAAAACAATACATTGTTTTGAGTATGAAGAAGAATTAACGGTTGAAAATGCCCGTAAATATACGACACTTCATCCGAGATGCGGTACTAATTTTTTATTCATTGTTATGATAGTGTCAATAATTGTATTCTCATTTTTAAAATGGCCTTCACTTTATATTAGAATAATAAGCAGGATTTTATTGCTTCCCGTTGTGGCTGGCATTTCTTATGAGCTAATAAAACTTGCAGGAAGAAGTGACAACAGGATAATTGCTATGCTGACATACCCCGGTCTCTTGCTTCAAAAATTAACAACAAAAGAACCTGATGACAGCCAGCTTGAGGTTGCAATAACATCACTTAAAAGTGTCCTTGAAGACGAAGGAGGAAAGGCTTTTGAAAGTATATGA
- the prmC gene encoding peptide chain release factor N(5)-glutamine methyltransferase yields MKVYEAVLAGAEMLKSVCENPRFESELFLAFTLDTDRRYIIINRDTDLKEEDLKHFFGLISERKKNIPYQYIVGKKCFMGLEFEVSPAVLIPRPETEILVEEVLKRLKPNSRFLDIGTGSGAIAVSIAKYSINSKGYAVDISNDALAIAKKNAKRNAVDGKIKFIKSDLYSSLPDEAEFDFIISNPPYIRSKDIEKLQEEVQKEPLIALDGGKDGLLFYRRIIKDAGKHLKADGYIAFEVGYNQAGEVKDLLKNANFFSLEVIKDLQGIDRVVIGKRELFS; encoded by the coding sequence TTGAAAGTATATGAGGCTGTTTTGGCGGGAGCAGAAATGCTAAAGTCTGTCTGCGAAAATCCCCGCTTTGAATCAGAGCTTTTTTTAGCCTTTACTCTTGATACTGACAGGAGATATATAATTATAAACAGGGATACAGACCTTAAAGAGGAAGACTTAAAGCATTTCTTCGGATTAATCTCTGAGAGAAAAAAGAATATACCATATCAATATATTGTTGGGAAAAAATGTTTTATGGGGCTTGAATTCGAGGTAAGTCCGGCTGTTTTAATACCGAGACCAGAAACGGAAATACTTGTGGAAGAAGTATTAAAAAGATTAAAACCAAATTCACGCTTCCTTGATATAGGAACGGGAAGCGGGGCAATCGCTGTAAGTATAGCTAAATATTCCATTAATTCAAAAGGATATGCGGTTGACATAAGCAATGATGCCCTTGCAATTGCTAAAAAAAATGCCAAAAGAAATGCTGTTGATGGGAAAATTAAATTTATCAAAAGTGATTTGTATTCTTCACTGCCTGACGAGGCAGAATTTGACTTTATTATATCAAATCCTCCGTATATAAGAAGTAAAGATATTGAAAAACTTCAGGAGGAGGTGCAAAAAGAGCCTTTAATAGCTCTTGACGGAGGCAAAGACGGGCTTTTATTTTACAGAAGAATTATAAAAGATGCCGGAAAACATTTAAAAGCTGATGGTTATATTGCTTTTGAAGTAGGTTATAATCAAGCAGGTGAAGTTAAGGATTTACTTAAAAACGCTAATTTTTTTAGTTTAGAGGTAATCAAGGATTTACAGGGAATCGATAGGGTTGTTATCGGAAAAAGGGAATTATTTTCATAA
- a CDS encoding MraY family glycosyltransferase: protein MKIYLLSFAVALIVALLATPAAKKLAFVIGAIDIPKDGRRVHKKPIPRLGGAAIYLGAIISILLFLPKTEETFCIAAGCTIIAVLGIFDDKYELSPKVKLLGQIVAATVLIIGGVKIDWLTNPFGNGMIYLGIFALPLTLFWVVGITNAMNLIDGLDGLAAGIAIISSGSLFIVSLINGRYEAAIVTAAVTGAALGFLPYNFNPAKIFMGDTGSMFLGFVLSAVSIQGAVKSAAAIAIAVPILALGVPIFDTTFAIIRRTKNGKPIMQPDKGHLHHRLLEMGLTQIQAVLVMYGVSLFLGISAVVISYISGVKGLVILCIVVFIVMWGAERMGLVGRHGSKHMNAN, encoded by the coding sequence ATGAAAATATACTTGTTGTCGTTTGCTGTAGCACTTATAGTTGCACTTTTAGCTACACCTGCGGCAAAGAAACTGGCTTTTGTTATTGGAGCTATTGATATACCAAAGGATGGAAGGCGTGTTCACAAAAAACCGATACCAAGACTGGGAGGTGCTGCAATTTACCTTGGAGCCATTATCAGTATACTCCTGTTTTTGCCAAAGACAGAGGAAACTTTCTGTATAGCAGCAGGATGCACAATAATTGCCGTATTAGGAATATTTGACGATAAATATGAATTATCCCCGAAGGTAAAGCTTTTGGGTCAAATAGTAGCTGCAACGGTGCTTATTATTGGCGGTGTTAAGATAGACTGGCTAACTAATCCCTTTGGAAACGGGATGATATATCTCGGAATATTTGCACTTCCGCTTACACTTTTCTGGGTTGTTGGAATTACGAATGCAATGAACCTTATTGACGGATTGGACGGGCTTGCGGCAGGTATTGCCATTATATCATCAGGCTCACTTTTTATAGTATCGTTAATTAATGGAAGATATGAAGCAGCGATTGTTACAGCGGCTGTTACAGGGGCAGCCTTAGGGTTTTTGCCGTATAATTTTAATCCTGCAAAAATATTTATGGGGGATACAGGCTCTATGTTTTTAGGGTTCGTGCTTTCAGCAGTATCAATACAGGGTGCTGTCAAATCTGCGGCAGCAATAGCAATAGCCGTACCTATTTTAGCCCTTGGGGTTCCTATATTTGATACAACCTTTGCAATAATCAGAAGAACAAAAAACGGCAAACCAATAATGCAGCCGGATAAAGGGCATCTTCACCACAGACTGCTTGAGATGGGACTTACACAGATACAGGCAGTTCTTGTTATGTATGGGGTAAGCCTATTTCTTGGTATAAGTGCTGTGGTTATATCATATATAAGCGGTGTAAAGGGATTAGTCATCCTTTGTATAGTGGTATTTATCGTAATGTGGGGCGCTGAAAGGATGGGGCTTGTGGGACGGCATGGTTCCAAACATATGAATGCAAATTAA
- a CDS encoding low molecular weight protein arginine phosphatase: MKVLFVCTGNTCRSSMAEGIFNALAEKKGIKASAQSAGTFAFDGDSAAKEAVEVLKEDYGIDISGHVSKSLKREHIKDADFIFTMTESQKRVIKSKYPEYNGKIYTINEFVSLKGDISDPFGKDKEVYRTTAKNLYNAVNLILKKIFE, encoded by the coding sequence ATGAAGGTGCTTTTTGTATGCACAGGTAATACCTGTAGGAGCAGTATGGCAGAAGGGATTTTTAATGCACTGGCAGAAAAGAAGGGGATAAAAGCTTCGGCACAGTCTGCGGGCACATTTGCCTTTGATGGGGATTCGGCTGCAAAGGAAGCAGTTGAGGTGCTAAAAGAAGATTATGGTATTGACATATCGGGACATGTATCTAAAAGTCTCAAAAGAGAACATATAAAGGACGCTGATTTTATTTTTACAATGACGGAATCGCAAAAACGTGTTATAAAGTCTAAATATCCGGAATATAACGGTAAAATTTATACAATCAATGAATTCGTAAGCTTAAAAGGGGATATATCAGACCCCTTTGGGAAGGATAAAGAGGTATACCGTACTACGGCAAAAAATTTATATAATGCGGTTAATCTTATTTTAAAAAAGATTTTTGAGTGA
- the upp gene encoding uracil phosphoribosyltransferase: MFDNVYLMDHPLIQHKISLIRDENTGSKEFRELVEEIAMLMAYEVTRDLPLEEIEVKTPVAKARTKVISGKKLGIIPILRAGLGMVDGMLKLIPTAKVGHIGIYRDPETLKPVEYYCKLPSDIKERDLIVVDPMLATGGSASAAIYFLKERGAQNIKLVNLIAAPEGIEAVHRKYPDVPIYIGSVDERLNEHGYIIPGLGDAGDRLFGTK; encoded by the coding sequence ATGTTTGACAATGTATATCTTATGGACCACCCCCTGATACAGCATAAAATAAGCCTTATAAGGGATGAAAATACGGGTTCGAAGGAATTCAGGGAGCTTGTGGAAGAAATTGCAATGTTAATGGCATATGAAGTTACAAGAGACCTTCCTCTTGAGGAAATAGAAGTTAAGACACCAGTTGCAAAAGCGAGGACAAAGGTTATATCAGGAAAAAAGCTGGGTATCATACCAATATTAAGAGCAGGGCTTGGCATGGTGGATGGAATGCTTAAGCTTATTCCTACTGCAAAAGTGGGGCATATAGGGATTTACAGAGACCCTGAGACATTAAAGCCTGTTGAGTATTATTGCAAACTGCCCTCTGATATAAAAGAGAGGGACCTTATCGTAGTGGACCCAATGTTGGCAACAGGCGGTTCCGCAAGTGCTGCGATATATTTCTTAAAGGAAAGAGGAGCTCAAAATATTAAGCTGGTAAATCTTATTGCAGCACCGGAAGGAATCGAGGCTGTACACAGGAAATATCCGGATGTTCCCATATATATCGGAAGCGTCGATGAAAGGTTGAATGAGCATGGCTATATAATCCCGGGATTAGGAGATGCAGGGGATAGATTATTTGGCACTAAATAA
- the prfA gene encoding peptide chain release factor 1 translates to MIDKIQDIENRYVDLSKKISDPEIISNREEWQKFVKEHAALEEIVTKYREYKKVIEDIEETKELLESDDPDMKDMAEQELEELKKKKEEIENEIKLLLIPKDPNDVKDVIMEIRAGAGGEEAALFAYDLFRMYTMYAEKRRWKTEIMSSNPTELGGFKEIIFNISGKGVYSRLKYESGVHRVQRIPTTEAGGRIHTSTATVAVLPEAEDVDVEINPNDIKLDVFRSGGHGGQSVNTTDSAVRLTHIPTGIVITCQDERSQLQNRERAMKILRARLYEMAQEEKEKEMSETRKSQVGTGDRSERIRTYNYPQGRITDHRIGLTLYKLQFVLDGNLDEIIDALITEDQTEKLKNIN, encoded by the coding sequence ATGATTGATAAAATTCAAGATATAGAAAACAGATATGTAGATTTAAGCAAGAAGATAAGTGATCCTGAGATTATATCGAACAGGGAGGAATGGCAGAAGTTTGTTAAAGAGCATGCGGCATTAGAAGAAATCGTAACAAAATACAGGGAATATAAAAAGGTCATTGAGGATATAGAAGAAACAAAAGAGCTCTTAGAAAGCGATGACCCTGATATGAAGGATATGGCAGAGCAGGAGCTCGAGGAACTTAAAAAAAAGAAGGAAGAAATTGAGAATGAAATAAAACTTCTTTTAATACCTAAGGATCCTAATGATGTGAAGGATGTAATTATGGAGATAAGGGCTGGCGCCGGTGGTGAAGAAGCAGCGCTTTTTGCATATGATTTGTTTAGAATGTATACAATGTATGCTGAAAAAAGGCGCTGGAAAACCGAAATAATGAGTTCAAATCCCACAGAGCTGGGCGGTTTTAAGGAAATCATATTTAATATATCCGGTAAAGGCGTATACAGCCGTTTGAAATATGAAAGTGGTGTACACAGGGTTCAGAGAATACCGACAACTGAAGCAGGAGGCAGGATTCACACATCAACGGCAACAGTTGCGGTGCTTCCTGAAGCGGAAGATGTGGATGTGGAGATAAATCCCAATGATATAAAACTTGATGTTTTCAGGTCAGGCGGACATGGGGGACAGAGCGTAAATACCACTGATTCAGCGGTAAGGCTTACACATATTCCGACAGGTATTGTTATAACATGTCAGGATGAAAGGTCACAGCTGCAGAACAGGGAGCGTGCCATGAAGATACTGAGGGCAAGGCTTTATGAAATGGCGCAGGAAGAAAAAGAGAAGGAGATGTCTGAAACAAGGAAATCACAGGTAGGAACCGGTGATAGAAGTGAACGGATAAGGACATATAATTATCCTCAGGGCAGAATTACGGATCATAGGATTGGACTTACCCTTTATAAGCTGCAGTTTGTTTTGGACGGCAATCTTGATGAAATAATTGATGCATTGATTACCGAGGATCAGACAGAAAAACTGAAAAATATAAATTAA